ATGGATATGGTGAAACAGAGGCTGCAGTTGAGTGATAGTCCGTACAAAGGTGTAATGGATTGTGTGAAGAGGGTTTTGAAGGAAGAAGGGTTTAATGCTTTTTATGCTTCGTATAAAACTACAGTCTTGATGAATGCCCCATATACGGCTGTGCATTTTGCTACCTATGAGGCTGCGAAACGGAGTTTATTAGGGGTTTCGCCAGAGAGTGCAagtgacgaaagattgatagtTCATGCCACTGCTGGTGCGGCAGCTGGGGCGTCTGCGGCATTGATTACAACGCCGCTTGATGTTGTCAAGACGCAATTACAATGTCAGGTACTTAATTATATGCTTTGTGGCTTTGTTGGAGTTGGATTTTTTATGTCGGAGTTTTTTAATATTTATACTGGATCTCCTGTTGCTATATGTGTTTATATGTATTTATGTTGTTTTTGTGCCTGTAAGTTTGGGATTAAGGTTGCTTTTCTATGACCTGCCTGAAGATGCTCTGTGCCCTTAAAATGTCCATGTTTTGCAAAGCACATTTTTAACTGGATTTCTCAAGGTAGCTAACTAAACAAGCAAAATGTAAAAGTAGGAAGGTATCGTTGACCCAAAAGTGGAAGATAAAACCTGGAGTAATAATTTTGTTGATATTTAGAATAAGATGTAAGTTCAGCATAAATCAGCCAGCTTGAAGGGCAGAATACGTAGCTGCGCTTTTGAGTTCAAAGAGATAGCATTTGATTAGCATGTGTAGAGTAATATCTGCTTTCATTTGCTATGTAAGGGTATCTTGAAAATTGGTAAGAATCTGAAGGTTATTTTTGTGGTTTGGTTTGGTTGTGAGATCTGGGGTTGCTTTGGGTTATGTTGGTTCAAAGGTAGGTATGTGTTTGGTTTGAGAGAATGGTACTGATTTGGGCTGATTAAGTACGAAATGGTTGTCTGGGAATTTAGTGATTTCCATCTTAACTCGTAGTGGTATATCGATCTGGAACTAATATTCTAGGCTTTGGAAGTGTAACTATTAAAAAAGGAGACTGAAAAATTCAGGAAAGTTTTATCTTGGGACTGGGGTTTTTGAGGATAAGGTTAGATGACTTAAAAGAACAGAACTAGAGGAAAAGCAGAGAAAAGAAACCTACGCATTCTGCTTGGCTTCTTGATATCCCAAGCTACTTGAGGCTGGCTTGTTTTGACTATTTGTGGTTGGCTCAAGTTGGATTAACCTCAACTCAAGCTCAACTGCAGGAACAGTTGCTGCGtagaaattgagcccaaggttatACTGAAATCTGTAACCTCTATCTACTGCATGTTTTCGTATAACGTTCTTTTAAAAGTATGGATATTAGTGAAGGCTTTTTCAATCATTGGTGACTGAATTAGGCGACAAGATCAGTAGCATTCATGTTCTTTTTAAGGCTTTGTACCATATGCAGGTTAAGTGGTTAAGGGCTGTTCTTTAACGGAAGAGAATGATGGCCTAATTGAGATTTTTGTTGAATACTGTATTGTTTGTCCAGTTaggttcttttattttctttcaagtttgGCCTTCCCTAAAATATTTTGAGACATGAAAGGTTATGTTTCTGCTGTCAGCACAAGTAGAATATAGGTAGTTGATTTACGGGTCTAATAGGTGAGTGCTGATGTGCAAGACATTTGCCTTGCCTTGCCTTGCCTTGCCTTCTAGGTTCTGTTGGCTGAAAACCTGAATAAGAtactttgacttgtgcttcatCAAAAAGTATATCTGACTTTTTCATATTGTATGACATATGGTATGTGGTAATgattttatttagtttttaaaaatgtTTACATGAGCTTACAAAATGATTTTTGTGGTGTTTTTTATGTGGGCTCTAATTAAGAAATCTGCTCTAATGAGTGATTAGAAGATACATTGTTTTTGTACTTACAAACAATGCTTCAGGCATCACAGTTCTAGGAGACATACACTTTGGTGGGGTGGGGGTCCTAACCCCCAAGGAAAAAGTACAAAAAGAGCACTTCTCTTTCCTATTATAAGGGCCGCATGCTATGGTCTAAATCCAAACAAGTAATTTCTGTAAATTAGTGTAGCTGCCATGAATGGTATTAGGTATGCGGAATAACACGCATCTAGATTTGTATAGATGAGTTGCTGTTGAGTGTTTGGTTATTGAAAATTTAAAACATTTCTTTACTACTGCCTGTTTATCATAATGGAGCCTATTCATAAAATGTGGTGTAGTACAATGCTAATGTTTCTCAAGCACACTAGTTTATTTTTGTTCTCAAACTTTTCCCCTATAGTCTGAAGCAGTAATTATTGTGATGGCTGAGTGTAACAAGTAACTATGCATTTGGACAATATTTGAGTTGGCATTGAAAAAAACATTATctgaagttgaaaagaatttGTGAAAGTGATGCATTTGTGAAATTACGTTACTCATCTAACTTCAACGTGTTGGTGCAGGGTGTCTGCGGCTGTGACAGATTTAAATCTGGGTCAATTAGGGATGTTTTTCGGACAATTCTGAAGAAGGATGGATACAAGGGTCTTATGAGGGGTTGGATGCCAAGGATGCTTTTCCATGCTCCTGCCGCTGCAATTTGCTGGTCTACATATGAAGCTTCCAAGGCCTTCTTCCAAGAGCTCAATACTGGTAGCAGCAGTGTGACCTGAAAATATATTATAGTGAAAGAGGGAATATTATCACTTTATCTCCAAAATCTCTGTTGTTGTATGCATACCATCTTTTTTTATGGTCGAGCAGAAATTTTACTTGCTGCTGGGGACTGAAGAAGGAGAGACAAGAAGAGGGATTGTGTAGCCTTAATTGGCATGTACAACCACGTAACggtatttcatttttatttaggttctatataatttattttaaattcgaATGAGTTAGCTGAGATTGAGTCAttgtttgatgattttttttccatGTCATGGAGAAATAGGGTGAATTGGATTGGAAAATTGTGTTGAAAATTTTGAACATTAATTCTTCAAATGCCATGTTGCCCGAAAGTTTTGGAACATTAATCTCTGAATGTATGCATAGATCTATTCTAACTTCGGGTTAAACTCAATGTGGATGGTATTGCACAACCACAGCTCAATTAAGTAGACACAAAAATCATAACTGTACAAGGTTTAATAACTACTAGTATATGATATTATTTTACTCTTAATGTATATTTGTTCATTCATTGTTTTTACTTCCTCAATTATTTAAGTACCCGTATCTTCTAAAAGTTATTTTCGaatgtttatatttcatgatgtCCATTCTTATTTCAACGAAAAGttatataacaataatttaaacATAATCCCTTGTTTTGGGAAGAGCTATAGAACAAATTGTTTAATTATGCTACATTTGTAATAAAATCTGCTATTATTGaaataatccaaaaatggtgATATTAATATAAATGCATTTTAATAAGAGTCCTACCAGGtaaaaatctccaaaaaaaaGCCTAAATGACTTTTGATCTATTGGTAAGAGCGCAAGGCATAATGCGTCAGCTAGGCGTACGTCATTGTATTGAAGTCCCTCTATACAAAAATATGGTATTAAGTGGAAATAATAAAGAGGCGACCTCATTATTCCTCGAGTTTTGAACTTTGTAACATTTGCCTCAGggatttcttaattaaaaaaggaCACAAAAGTACTTGCTTTCTAATATATGAATAAATCAAATgtgacccaaaaaaaaaaaaaagctaattTAGAGAATCTGAGATTATAAAGTAAATTTGTgagaaacatgaaaaagactataTATAGAGGAAGAAAAATAGAATTGATgagaaaataaatatattgtttAACTTAATGAGAGAAAAAAATTATCTTAATAACTACACAATCCTACCTCtactaaatttaaaaaaaaatattaaaagttaaaattttgtaCGAACattacatataaatataaataatagtactatatattatatatatatgataatcCCGAAATAATCCCAGCAAGATTTACACCCAAGATAACATTTTGAATCACCCAAAGTTTGCCTTAAAATGAGGGatatatgatgttttgaagttttaaaggaagtcAAAATATTTTCGAAATTGCTTACGCCAGAAAAATCAGCAACGACAAAAACAACGTTTTAGCACCCCAAATGTTATTCAGAACCTCCCAGGCACAAACCATCAATCCATCTCTAATTAGGATTAGTTCTGCATGAATTATAAAAGTACGCCACCCCTCTCATAACCATGGCTTACTAAAAGATGCTAgccttttgcttctttgtttccctATTCTTCATCTCATCTGCTCAAACCAACTGCTCCGATTTCCAATTCCATGACAAGTCGTTTGATTCATGCTCAAATCTTCATACATTAAATTCTTTTATTCATTGGAATTTCGACCAGCCTTCTCGTACTGTTGAAATTGCCTTTAGGAGATCCGAAAACGTGCATGGAAGATGGCTTGCTTGGGCTATAAACCCTACATCAACAGGAATGGTTGGATCACAAGCTTTTGTGGCATTGCAACATTCTGATGGTACTCTTGAAGCATACACATCACCTATTAACACCTATGGAACTATGCTTGAAAAGGGTGACTTGAGTTTAAGGGTTTACGACGTTTCAGCTCAGAATATCAATGGAGAAGTTATCATCTTTGCCAAGTTTGAGATTCCTACCAATGGAAGTACTGTTGTGAATCATGTATGGCAACAAGGACCATTACAAGATAATAAACCAAGAATTCATGACTTGTCAGGAGATAACGTTAAGTCTTTTGGGACTTTGGATTTCCATTCGGGGAAAACTATGACTACAAAAGTAAAATCAAGTTCAAGATCTAAGCTTAAAATTGCTCATGGAATTATCAATGGTGTTAGTTGGGGGATGTTAATGCCACTAGGTGTTGTTCTTGCTAGATTGAGATATTTACCTTTGACAGATCCTTTGTGGTTTCATCTACATATTTATTGTCAAATTTTGGCTTATTTTCTTGGTATTACTGGTGGAAGTTTGGGATTTGTTCTTGGGAGGCAATCTTCTGGAGTAAAAATTAAACACACTTCTCATAGGTATATTGGTGGTGCACTTTTAGGGCTTGCAACATTACAAGTTTTAGCTCGTTGGTTGAGGCCAAAACCAGATCACAAATATAGGGTATATTGGAATTTTTACCATTGGTTTACTGGTTATGCTACTATTATATTGGGAATTATCAATTGTTTCAAGGGTTTTCAGATGATGGACGTGGGAATTTGGAAGAATGCTTATATTGGTTTTCTTGCTTCGTTGAGTTTCATTGCTGTTGTTCTTGAAGTTCTGAGATGGATCTTGAAGGCTAAAAAAGACACAGAAGAAACTACAGTGGGAGCTTAATTTTCCAAAATTTATGGAACAAAAAGTGTAGAGTTGTAACGAAGTATAAATCAGAATGTTTACTTTCGTAGGCGTATAATTTTTGTAGCTCAAATTTAATGTATGTTACATGCTCAAGGGATTATACTAGATGTACTAGTTTTGCAATATTTCTTCTATTATATCTGTCCTTTCTTTTAACtaatatttttaatcaaaaaatcATGATATATTTAGGACCAAAACTGAAAAAACTTATGCCTACAGCAAATACTAAAAAGTTTGATGTAAGACAAAATAGAGGGAGTTTCATGTATGAATGTCCTTAGTATGTTAGAGACAATTGGCATATGATGCTATTTTTTTCTtatatacagtcaaacctctctatatcAGCATCTCAATATGACAattattcactataaaagccaagttttACTTGaaaccaatttttatgttatgttataatatatgtcctctataacaacacttcactattgCAACCAAAAAATATCACAACAAATGAGGctattatagagaggtttgactgtaccTTGTTCATATCTTTCTATCTCTGATAGCTTCAACAATTGATAATAACTTTTATCTCCCATTCTAAGCAAATAGTACTTGAATCCAAACTGTAATTCAAATATCTACGAAATTCTGAAAATTCTGTTGAAGCATACATTGTTTAATGAGATTGGTTAAATGTACGGGTAACAAACGATTTTTATTGTTAACTACCAGTCTACCAGTAAGTTGGCTTTGCTATGTACTAATGAATACTATGAATTACTATACACAATTTATACAAATAGAAAACAAGGAGCCAGCTTTCAATCCACAGTTCCCTGTTTTATGGAATGCATAAATTCACTCATTCACCAATTCATATGGCCATTTGTGAGAGACAAAAACACCGTCttgttttattctagttcaaaCAGGCACCGAGCCATGGCAACGGTGAAATTGGACAGATATATGAAAAGCCTGTAGAAACAAATAAGATGAGAACATGACGTACAGAATTGATCCTAAAATGAAGAAAATTTTGGGATTGGAAAACATGCTTAACAATTTTTACTGTTTGTTATACTAAAAAGAGGTTACAAGTACAAAGCAAGAAGCTAAGAAAAGTTGGGGTTGAGAAAATCCAAGTCCGACAGGCATCTTTTATTTCTGTCATCTGAACTCACAGTTGCCAAGCAAAAACAAGCCCAAAAATTATTGTAATACATGTTCTTTTCGAGGATGGCGGAACTCCCCCTAAAGATGCAGACAAGTTTGTTCATTGAGAGAAGTAAATTCAAAGGAATGCGAATGGGTTTTTCacttcattttttttcctttatatGCAAATTGGGTAGAACCATTCAAAATCATGCAATAccagataaaaataaagatggaaagaAAAGGAAGTCCTTtattttaatatagttttatTCTTCACTTCTGTTTTATAGTTGCAAGGACGGGAGAGAGTCTGGTGCCGCAACCAGAATAGCATCATCCTTTGACATGGTATAACGTGAAACATCAAGCCAAATGCAGAATGAACGTTCTTTTCATCATACCTTGGGGTTTCTATGAAATCTACGTGTAATCAGCAACCTGAAGTTCACTGGACCAATCCCTTGTGCTCCTTAGGGCCCTAGCTTTATTATCTCTTATTTCTAGGACCTGATAACAAACATGCAGTGGGAGATGTCTAAGTATAAAGGACGGATACATCTGTATTAGGAGCCCTACAAGCAAGCTAGCAAACATTACTATGAAATGGTAATAAACCTAGACGTGGCCTCCTAGAAGTGGCATCAACAGTGAAAGCGAGTTGTTATATTTCTCATTTAATACTGGAATTACAATAGTGCTTGGGCCAGAAACGAAATTACCTCAGGGCTCGAGCCAAGTACTCCACTAGACATTCCCACATCAATCCGCCATATGCTACAGTCGTATTTGCTGCAGGGAAACCAAAATCAATCATCTATGTGGCCTAAAGAGATGCTGACCTGTAAAGATAGTTCTTTTTGAGCTAAAAATTGATTCCTAAAGTTGACTGTTGGTTGTAATATTTATATCTAACACAAAAAGTTCATCTTAGTATCACTTTAAGAAAATAATAGATCGTATAAAGATCCTCTACCAATTCACCCCCATAGGTTGAGGAGTATGCCCTACAACCATAGCTTTGGCACCCACAGTTTGCAGTGTCTCTTCAAGAAGAGATTGGATCTGATCAAGAAAAAAGCAGTAAGTTAAAAATTAGCATCACCTGAATAATCATGTCAATAAGATCAGAAATTAAACTTGAATCATTTCAACATTAGAAGAGATCGATTTGAAAAATAGCTAGAAAATACAGTTTTGAAAGAACTAATCGACAAAAGAGATCCACGGATTCAGCGAAACCCAGAATAATGCTTGCTGAATGTGCATAGAGGAAAATGCCTATAACCTGCTCGATCTGGTAGTCTTCCAGATCTGAGTCTCTGGAGTACAAACGGTTCCACACGATACTGTCATAGCCCCTGGTGGCTATGAAAGGCATCTGCGGAGAATCGTCAGCTTCACTCGGACCTTTCATCCATTGAGATACTTCTCTATTCAGTCTCTCCAAGCCATAGGCAACTGCAGCAGCAGCATTAATAATCAATATACGAAAATCTCTTTACATGTATCCTAATAAACCAGAATACTGGGTAGCAGATTAGCTTATTACCATGATGAGGAAGAAGGCCACCATGGCAGAAGAGCCAATCATCAACCTTAAGAACAACaccatgacgggccaactcacatgccaatGGACCTCCGGGTCTCATGAGGATTGATCTTGCAATTACACCCTTTTGCCGCTGTCCTAATATTTGGACGACTTAATAAGCATAGAAAATGTCAAGCACCAAACCATATGGAAAAAGCAACAAATGTTTCTTATGAATTCTAAAAGGGGTAACTATCTTAAAATATCTGCTTAAAAATTATATAGTTATCACTTTCAACGTGTTTTTTATCAACCCTGCTGATTGCAAATATCTGCTAATCTCAATACTAGTGTAAACGGTATGCTTTTACTTCACAGCAATAAGCTAGCACTTTCTGTTTTCCCACAATATAAtggttttttctttttataattcAAAACTAAAATGCTTCTGATGCCAATATATTTATTTGCCCGGCCACTCAAATGTAAGTAACTTCCAAACCTCCCATTAGCCATGAGACTAAGACCTTGATCTTAATAGAAACCTTGATCTTAATAGAACACACCTTTACCAAATTCCATGGAGCCCAATAATTTTGAGACACCTTCCGATCTTGTTTCCATCTGCCAGACACAGCACACCAACTGACAAAAGCTTCTTCCCAGTTGTGTTCACATTCCTCCAAGTACTCCAGAAAGT
Above is a window of Nicotiana tabacum cultivar K326 chromosome 8, ASM71507v2, whole genome shotgun sequence DNA encoding:
- the LOC107782515 gene encoding uncharacterized protein LOC107782515, translated to MATDASPKFQKPDLLSVPQPPDYHRPEVAVSPEHDGLHFWQFMIAGSIAGMVEHMAMFPVDTIKTQMQALGSCPLKYASIRTALGSILKSEGIPGLYRGIGAMGLGAGPAHAVYFSIYEICKKSFSGGNPNNSGAHAISGVFATVASDAVFTPMDMVKQRLQLSDSPYKGVMDCVKRVLKEEGFNAFYASYKTTVLMNAPYTAVHFATYEAAKRSLLGVSPESASDERLIVHATAGAAAGASAALITTPLDVVKTQLQCQGVCGCDRFKSGSIRDVFRTILKKDGYKGLMRGWMPRMLFHAPAAAICWSTYEASKAFFQELNTGSSSVT
- the LOC107782511 gene encoding cytochrome b561 and DOMON domain-containing protein At5g47530-like; its protein translation is MLAFCFFVSLFFISSAQTNCSDFQFHDKSFDSCSNLHTLNSFIHWNFDQPSRTVEIAFRRSENVHGRWLAWAINPTSTGMVGSQAFVALQHSDGTLEAYTSPINTYGTMLEKGDLSLRVYDVSAQNINGEVIIFAKFEIPTNGSTVVNHVWQQGPLQDNKPRIHDLSGDNVKSFGTLDFHSGKTMTTKVKSSSRSKLKIAHGIINGVSWGMLMPLGVVLARLRYLPLTDPLWFHLHIYCQILAYFLGITGGSLGFVLGRQSSGVKIKHTSHRYIGGALLGLATLQVLARWLRPKPDHKYRVYWNFYHWFTGYATIILGIINCFKGFQMMDVGIWKNAYIGFLASLSFIAVVLEVLRWILKAKKDTEETTVGA
- the LOC107782514 gene encoding shewanella-like protein phosphatase 1 isoform X2 → MATLALTCSLPLQPPSASSQSQSRKLVDTILSTPAQYSSSSSNSYGSLKPIVVNGDPPTFVSAPGRRIVAVGDLHGDLDKARGALETAGVLSSDGQDFWIGGETVLIQLGDILDRGEDELAILSLLKSLDIQAKAHGGAVFQRQKGVIARSILMRPGGPLACELARHGVVLKVDDWLFCHGGLLPHHVAYGLERLNREVSQWMKGPSEADDSPQMPFIATRGYDSIVWNRLYSRDSDLEDYQIEQIQSLLEETLQTVGAKAMVVGHTPQPMGVNCKYDCSIWRIDVGMSSGVLGSSPEVLEIRDNKARALRSTRDWSSELQVADYT
- the LOC107782514 gene encoding shewanella-like protein phosphatase 1 isoform X1, translating into MATLALTCSLPLQPPSASSQSQSRKLVDTILSTPAQYSSSSSNSYGSLKPIVVNGDPPTFVSAPGRRIVAVGDLHGDLDKARGALETAGVLSSDGQDFWIGGETVLIQLGDILDRGEDELAILSLLKSLDIQAKAHGGAVFQVNGNHETMNVEGDFRYVDNGGLDECIDFLEYLEECEHNWEEAFVSWCAVSGRWKQDRKVSQNYWAPWNLVKRQKGVIARSILMRPGGPLACELARHGVVLKVDDWLFCHGGLLPHHVAYGLERLNREVSQWMKGPSEADDSPQMPFIATRGYDSIVWNRLYSRDSDLEDYQIEQIQSLLEETLQTVGAKAMVVGHTPQPMGVNCKYDCSIWRIDVGMSSGVLGSSPEVLEIRDNKARALRSTRDWSSELQVADYT